One Syntrophobacterales bacterium genomic window carries:
- a CDS encoding arginine decarboxylase, pyruvoyl-dependent: protein MIIKTPTKFFLVSGSSEGFSLLNAFDGALLASGVGDTNLVKMSSILPPGCEEMIPAPVPMPQGALVPVAYASLYSDVPGETISAAVAIGIPTDSNRAGLIMEYSARAEESVVVEQVKKMVEKGMELRQREIKEIKSISATCKVIAIGAVFAGVVLWD, encoded by the coding sequence GTGATTATTAAAACACCCACGAAGTTTTTCCTTGTGAGCGGTTCCTCCGAAGGATTCTCACTACTGAATGCTTTTGACGGCGCTCTTTTGGCTTCGGGCGTCGGAGATACCAACCTTGTAAAAATGAGTAGTATTCTACCTCCGGGCTGTGAGGAAATGATACCGGCCCCGGTACCAATGCCTCAAGGCGCACTTGTACCGGTAGCCTATGCATCTCTTTATAGCGATGTTCCCGGAGAAACAATATCTGCGGCTGTGGCAATAGGTATACCCACGGATTCGAATCGGGCCGGCCTTATCATGGAGTATTCTGCGCGAGCCGAAGAGAGCGTCGTTGTCGAGCAGGTCAAAAAGATGGTGGAAAAAGGGATGGAGCTGAGACAGCGGGAGATTAAAGAGATAAAGTCTATTTCAGCTACCTGCAAAGTCATCGCCATCGGTGCCGTCTTCGCGGGCGTGGTCTTGTGGGATTGA
- a CDS encoding saccharopine dehydrogenase family protein — MTNIKKTGRIMIIGAGGVATVAAHKCAQAPEVFRDIMVASRTLSKCEAIAGDIRKRCGMQIETAQVDADNVSELSALIRRFRPDVALNLALPYQDLHIMDACLETGVDYIDTANYEPLDEAHFEYRWQWEYQDRFRKKGLMALLGSGFDPGVTNVYAAYAQKHLFDEINYLDIMDCNAGTHGHPFATNFNPEINIREVTQVARHWENGKWIETPAIIEEGSTHFTFNYPVAGPRDSYLLYHEELESLVLNIKGLKRARFWMTFSDNYLTHLRVLRNVGMTRIDEVDYEGNKIVPVKFLKTLLPEPVSLGTKYTGKTVIGNIMTGKKDGKVITKYIYNVCDHEYAFNETGTQAIAYTTGVPAMIGAMMLLTGTWRGEGVYNVEQLDPDKFMEALSKYGLPWQVEDHEALSGRF, encoded by the coding sequence ATGACTAATATAAAAAAGACCGGAAGGATTATGATAATCGGGGCCGGAGGCGTGGCGACCGTGGCTGCGCACAAATGCGCACAGGCTCCCGAAGTCTTCAGAGACATAATGGTGGCCAGCAGGACGCTATCCAAATGCGAGGCAATAGCCGGAGACATCAGGAAGAGATGCGGCATGCAGATTGAGACCGCGCAGGTGGACGCCGACAACGTGTCTGAACTCTCCGCTTTGATCCGGAGATTCCGGCCCGATGTGGCGCTTAACCTGGCCCTTCCTTATCAGGACCTTCACATAATGGACGCCTGCCTGGAGACGGGGGTCGACTATATAGACACAGCCAATTACGAACCATTGGACGAGGCTCACTTCGAGTACCGCTGGCAATGGGAGTACCAGGACAGATTTAGGAAGAAAGGACTCATGGCCCTTCTAGGTTCAGGGTTTGACCCAGGCGTGACCAATGTCTATGCCGCTTATGCCCAGAAGCATCTCTTTGACGAGATAAATTATCTGGACATCATGGACTGTAATGCTGGAACCCACGGCCATCCCTTTGCTACGAATTTCAATCCTGAGATCAATATTAGAGAAGTGACGCAGGTTGCGAGGCACTGGGAAAACGGGAAGTGGATCGAAACGCCAGCTATAATTGAGGAAGGTAGCACCCACTTTACCTTCAATTACCCTGTGGCAGGACCGAGAGACAGTTACCTCCTTTATCACGAAGAGCTCGAATCCCTTGTCCTTAATATAAAGGGACTGAAACGGGCTCGCTTCTGGATGACCTTTTCAGACAATTACCTTACCCACCTTAGAGTGCTAAGGAATGTGGGCATGACGAGAATAGATGAGGTCGACTACGAGGGAAACAAGATCGTTCCAGTGAAATTTCTGAAGACCCTCCTCCCCGAACCAGTTTCTCTCGGAACGAAATATACGGGAAAGACGGTCATCGGCAACATCATGACAGGGAAAAAGGATGGGAAGGTTATTACTAAGTATATATATAACGTCTGCGATCACGAGTACGCGTTCAACGAGACCGGGACGCAGGCGATCGCATATACCACCGGCGTACCTGCCATGATCGGGGCCATGATGCTCCTTACCGGGACCTGGCGTGGAGAGGGGGTCTATAATGTTGAACAACTGGACCCTGACAAGTTCATGGAAGCTTTGAGCAAATACGGTCTCCCCTGGCAGGTGGAAGATCACGAAGCGCTTTCCGGCAGGTTCTGA
- the nspC gene encoding carboxynorspermidine decarboxylase: MSEATLVDATIRAISARDPSAPDKYHSLSGHERERVLDSLRNDLRALTRLFKNVRKKSFRAANGRFLKIAAGPIATPVYLLDETLIEENMRILRYVKDRTGCKILHALKAYASFATFPMMARYVDGTSASGLNEARLGREEFGKEVHTFGAAYRQDEIGRILGYSDSIIFNSLYQLQKYGKAARESGVDIGLRVNPGHSEVTTEMYNPCAPRSRFGITHSLFSVEFPKYKDLVDGLHFHAMCEQNSDVLERILKSFEKLYSQYLRGLKWVNFGGGHHITRDDYDIERLIRIINGFKEKYGVQVYLEPGEASVLNAGVLISSVLDIVENEMKIAIMDVSAETHIPDALLMPYRPHIMRSGSHKEKKWTYRLAGPSCLAGDIIGDYSFSKPLKRGDKLVFTDMALYSIVKNTTFNGINLPDIAVIQDEGKIETVRRFGYNDYRNRQS, translated from the coding sequence ATGAGCGAAGCCACTCTGGTTGACGCGACAATCCGGGCGATTTCAGCAAGAGATCCCTCCGCGCCGGACAAGTATCATTCTTTGTCCGGCCACGAGAGAGAGAGGGTGCTTGATTCGCTGCGCAATGACCTGAGAGCGCTCACCCGTTTATTCAAGAACGTGCGAAAAAAATCTTTCCGGGCGGCAAACGGAAGGTTCCTGAAGATTGCCGCCGGGCCTATAGCGACCCCCGTATATCTTTTGGATGAAACTCTCATTGAAGAGAACATGCGCATCCTGAGATATGTAAAGGACCGCACGGGGTGCAAAATACTCCATGCGCTGAAAGCTTACGCTTCATTTGCTACTTTTCCAATGATGGCCCGATATGTGGACGGTACCTCGGCGAGTGGTCTCAACGAGGCTCGGCTCGGCCGTGAAGAATTCGGGAAAGAGGTGCACACCTTCGGGGCTGCATACAGGCAAGACGAGATCGGGAGGATACTGGGGTATTCCGACTCCATCATATTTAACTCGCTCTACCAGCTCCAAAAGTACGGAAAAGCAGCGAGAGAAAGCGGTGTGGATATAGGGCTTAGAGTAAATCCGGGACACTCTGAGGTGACCACTGAAATGTACAACCCATGCGCACCCCGTTCAAGATTTGGAATAACTCACAGCCTGTTCAGCGTGGAATTCCCGAAGTATAAGGACCTTGTGGACGGGCTCCATTTCCATGCAATGTGTGAGCAAAATTCAGATGTGCTGGAAAGAATTCTAAAATCCTTCGAAAAACTTTACAGTCAATATCTCAGAGGTTTGAAATGGGTCAATTTTGGAGGCGGACACCACATCACACGGGACGATTACGACATTGAGCGTCTTATCAGGATTATAAACGGTTTCAAAGAAAAATACGGTGTTCAGGTCTACCTTGAACCCGGTGAGGCGAGCGTGCTCAACGCGGGGGTCCTAATCTCCTCCGTACTTGATATCGTGGAAAACGAGATGAAGATCGCCATAATGGACGTATCGGCGGAAACACATATACCCGACGCGCTCCTTATGCCTTATAGGCCGCACATAATGAGGTCGGGTTCCCATAAAGAGAAAAAATGGACTTACAGGCTCGCTGGCCCGAGTTGTCTGGCGGGTGATATAATAGGCGATTATTCGTTCTCCAAGCCTCTAAAAAGAGGAGATAAACTTGTCTTTACCGACATGGCGCTTTACAGTATAGTGAAGAATACAACCTTCAACGGCATCAATCTCCCCGATATCGCCGTGATCCAGGACGAGGGTAAAATCGAGACTGTCAGGAGATTCGGGTACAACGACTACAGGAACAGGCAATCCTGA
- the speB gene encoding agmatinase, translating to MKGVFNERYMGSAGDEKPAGIIIVGCPLEATSSFRGGTKFAPDSIRRASWTLETYSPYLKQDLEDTIFYDAGNLELRPGDLEYSLGLIEDAVTVLMEKGKKILVLGGEHLVTYPVLKGVKKRFRDIQIVHFDAHCDLRDEYEGQRLSHATVMKRVKELGRTGILQVGIRSGTRQEFEELVPVDSPASLAGRMKPDTHVYVSFDLDVFDPSLASGVTTPEPGGLTFREVMEYFAVLRGANIIGADIVELAPDYDAAFVSSICASKVAREFLMLLNS from the coding sequence ATGAAAGGCGTCTTCAATGAGAGATACATGGGGTCCGCCGGGGACGAGAAACCGGCTGGAATTATTATAGTCGGATGCCCGCTGGAGGCTACGTCTTCTTTTCGAGGTGGGACAAAGTTTGCCCCTGACAGCATCAGGAGGGCATCGTGGACTCTTGAGACGTATAGTCCCTATCTTAAGCAGGACTTGGAGGACACAATCTTTTACGATGCGGGTAATCTTGAGCTCCGCCCAGGCGATCTTGAGTACTCCTTGGGGCTCATTGAAGATGCGGTGACTGTGCTGATGGAGAAAGGCAAGAAAATTCTCGTATTAGGCGGCGAACATCTCGTAACATACCCTGTTTTGAAAGGCGTAAAAAAGCGTTTCAGAGACATACAGATAGTGCATTTCGATGCCCATTGCGACCTCAGAGACGAATATGAAGGACAGAGGCTTTCTCATGCGACGGTCATGAAGCGGGTGAAGGAACTGGGCAGGACTGGGATTTTGCAGGTAGGAATACGGTCAGGAACCAGGCAGGAATTTGAAGAACTTGTCCCTGTCGACTCGCCGGCGTCGCTCGCGGGCCGCATGAAACCAGATACGCACGTATATGTGAGCTTTGATCTCGACGTTTTTGATCCGTCGCTGGCTTCCGGCGTAACGACTCCTGAGCCCGGTGGACTCACGTTTAGAGAAGTCATGGAGTATTTTGCCGTTTTAAGAGGCGCGAACATTATAGGAGCGGACATAGTTGAACTGGCGCCTGACTACGATGCGGCCTTTGTCTCTTCAATTTGCGCTTCAAAGGTGGCGAGAGAATTTCTCATGCTCCTCAATTCATAA